A DNA window from Bacteroides cellulosilyticus contains the following coding sequences:
- a CDS encoding DUF2461 domain-containing protein, whose translation MNIPVIFQFLKEVSANNNREWFNAHKDLYEEARGEFESLLSAIITRISLFDESIRGVQVKDCTYRIYRDTRFSQDKTPYKTHLGGYINARGKKSDHCGYYVHIEPGNCLLAGGSYCLPPKTLKAVRQAVYDNIDEFRGIVENPDFKQYFPVIGEDFLKTAPKGFPKDFEYVQYLKCKEYTCYCNQPDSFFLAPDCVDRTAEIFKQMKPFADFLNYTIDDFE comes from the coding sequence ATGAACATCCCTGTTATTTTTCAATTCTTGAAAGAAGTGTCCGCTAACAATAACCGCGAATGGTTCAATGCTCATAAGGACTTGTATGAAGAAGCCCGTGGGGAATTTGAGAGCCTGTTATCGGCTATAATTACCCGTATCTCGCTTTTCGATGAAAGTATTCGTGGCGTTCAAGTCAAAGACTGTACTTACCGGATTTATCGTGATACGCGTTTTTCGCAGGACAAGACCCCGTATAAAACTCATTTGGGCGGATACATCAACGCCCGCGGTAAGAAATCAGACCACTGCGGTTACTATGTTCACATTGAACCTGGCAACTGTCTGTTGGCAGGTGGTAGCTATTGCCTTCCTCCTAAGACGTTGAAAGCCGTGCGACAGGCAGTGTATGATAACATAGACGAATTTCGCGGTATAGTTGAAAATCCGGATTTCAAGCAATACTTCCCGGTGATAGGCGAAGACTTTCTGAAAACAGCTCCCAAAGGGTTTCCAAAGGATTTTGAATATGTACAATATCTGAAATGCAAGGAATATACCTGTTACTGCAATCAACCGGACAGCTTCTTTCTGGCACCCGATTGCGTGGATCGTACAGCGGAAATCTTCAAGCAAATGAAACCTTTTGCTGATTTTCTGAATTACACGATTGACGACTTTGAATAA
- a CDS encoding YhcH/YjgK/YiaL family protein has protein sequence MVVDRLENLEKYASLNPLFAQAIEFLQSHDLNAMEIGKTELKGKDLVVNVAQTTPKAKEQAKLETHNEFIDIQIPLSGAEVMGYTAGKDCVPANAPYNAEKDITFFEGLAETYITVKPGMFAIFFPQDGHAPGISPDGVKKVIVKVKA, from the coding sequence ATGGTAGTAGATAGATTAGAAAATTTAGAAAAATATGCATCGTTGAACCCTTTGTTTGCCCAAGCTATTGAATTCTTGCAATCACATGACTTGAACGCTATGGAAATTGGCAAAACCGAACTGAAAGGTAAAGACCTGGTTGTAAACGTAGCTCAAACTACCCCTAAAGCTAAAGAACAAGCCAAACTGGAAACACACAATGAATTTATAGATATCCAGATTCCTCTCTCCGGTGCGGAAGTTATGGGCTATACCGCAGGAAAAGATTGCGTACCGGCTAATGCTCCCTACAATGCAGAGAAAGATATTACTTTCTTCGAAGGACTGGCTGAAACTTATATCACTGTAAAACCTGGAATGTTTGCTATATTCTTCCCTCAAGACGGACATGCTCCTGGCATTTCTCCTGACGGTGTGAAGAAAGTCATTGTGAAAGTGAAAGCATAA